The Biomphalaria glabrata chromosome 13, xgBioGlab47.1, whole genome shotgun sequence sequence TTTCATGATCTACTTGCCTTGATAAAAAATCAGCTAATATATTTTCATGACCAGGTATACTTTGTAGGTCAAACTTGTAATCAGACAAAATTAATGACCACCTATTTATCCTATTATTCTTTagttcttttcttttaagtGCTTACAGTGGTTTATGGTCACATTTAATTGTAAAGAATCTTCCTAGCAAATAGTGTTTTAGTTTGACTATGCTCCATACTATAGCAAATAGTTCTTTTTCtataattgaatattttctttctgcTTTAGATAATGTTCTACTTATATGGACTATGGGTTTTAGATCTGACTCTTTCTGTTGCAGTAGGCATGCTCCTATACCATTATTGGATGCATCAGTGTACAGTAGGAGTTGTGAGATAGGATCAATACTCCCTAACTCTAATTTCTCATTAAACTTATCCTTTAGTCTAGTTAGTGCCTCTCTGCTGCTATCATCTAAGTTTATTATATTTGAGTGTTTCTTCTTAGTGAATTCTACTAAGGGCTGAATTAGTTGGGCATAGTTGGGTATgaattttctataaaagttgcacAAGCCTAATAGTGCTCTGAcatccttttttgttttaggttccttaatatttcttattttacaGATGTTTGCTTTGGTAGGAGTTATTTTACTGTTAGTGATGTTGTAGCCTAAAAATTGAATTTCATTCTTtacaagatttaatttattggGAGCAATTGTCATTCTATGTTGTTTTAAACTAGCAAATATTTGTTCTAGTGTGTCTAGATGTTCCTTTTCTGATTTAGTGAAAACACAAATGTCATCAACATATGAGATTACATTGTCAATGCCTGCTAATAGTTTGCtcatacatttttgaaatgtgGCTGTGCTATTAACTAATCCAAATGGCATGACATTCCATACATATATCCCTTCAAACCCGGGTAGTATACATTTGAAAGCAGTATATTGTTTAGACTTTTCTTCCATTTTTATTTGCCAGAATCCTCTATTTAGATCCATGCTGGTAAATAGTGAGGCTCTGCTTAGCATATTAATTATAGTTTCTGTATCAGGTAGAGGTTCAGGATCTATGATAGTACAATTGTTTAGCTCTCTATAGTCACAACAGATTCTCACactgttatctttttttttgacaaacaaacatctGATTTTTCTATCTTGTTTTCACTTAGTAATGTCTTTAGTTCTACTTTTACTAATTCCTCATAGGCCTTTGGGATGTTATATGCCTTTGTTTTAGATGGTAGTGTCttatttaaatgtattgaaTGCTGAATTAGATCAGTGCAGCCTAGTTTCAATGTAATGACATCATTGTATTTTTCTATCAAGTTATCTATATTAGTTCTATCATTACTGGAGTCTTGGGTGGTAGTATGAATGGATATAGTATTTGCAGCATATTCTTGCATAGTTACTATTGAATCTGTATCCCTATCAATAACTTCTATCTCTTCAACTTTTCTTTTGGgaaattttactaatttatctatgCTCAGCTTACATTCCTTGCCATTTCTGTCTACTTTGTAcactttgttatttatttttcctaCAATGTCATATGGgccttcatttttgtttttactatacttattttctatttttacaaacaCTTGGTCTCCTATGTTCAATGTCCTTAATTTtctgttcttattttttatatctctaTGTCTCTTTAAGTTTTTATCCATGTTTATATCAGCTAATTTTATTCCCtgtcttaaattttgttttgtttgtgttatCCATGGATGGTATTCTTCATAGTTCTCTAGCTCTAACATATTATCAGCCCATAGTTCTAGTGGTCCTTTAGGTTTTCTATCAAAAACTAATTCATATGGACTGAATTTTGTTGTTTCATGAGTAGTAGTGTTGTAAGCGAAGATAGCATAATTTAAAGTCTGATTCCAAGTATTCATTGCttctgtttctaatttatagATTATCTCTTTGATTGTCTTGTTCCATCTCGCAATGACACCGTTTGACTGTGGTGAATAAACTGTACTATGCACTAGTTTTATGTTAGTCATAGCTGCGAAAGCTTTATTTAAGTTTGATCTAAAGTTAGATGCATTATCTTATAAGATTCTGTTTGGGAATCCGAACTTTAGGAATATTGTTCTTAGTGAGGTGCATATATCTTCTGCCCTAAtatccctaagaggaaaagcTTCTGCCCACCTGGTTGCTATGTCTATGATccctaatatatatttatttcccttggtaCTTGTATTTAATGGGCCCATAATATCAATGGCTATCTTGTCCCAGAAACAATGGGCTTTATCTGATTTTTGTAGAGGTGCCTTGAGTATGAGTTTTTGTTTAGTACATTCTGCACAGGAATCTATATAGTCTTTAATTTGAGTCTTCATCTTAGGCCAAAAGAATTTTTGTGAGATTTTAgcatatgttttcttttttccaaAGTGGCCTGCTGTTGGGTCATCATGGGCCATTTTCAATATTTTGGGTTGTAGACTTTCTGGAATTATAATTTGAATTCTTGTGCTATCTTTGtttctgttacatctaatggCTAGGTTGTTGGCTAAAAGATGATggttgtttaaatttattttgttatagtcTTTATTTAACAAATCTTGTATTATAGGGTCACTGTTTTGCATTTTGATTAATTCTTGTCTGGTGGTTCCTATTTCATTGAACAAAGTATTTGGTAATTCAATTTCTGGCACTATATTTTTGTGTGATCTAGTTTGAACAGCTGATATATGATGTTGGTCTAGATACCAATTTCTTTGTCTGTTTTTTATCCATGAATCTAGCTGAGTTATTGTTAAGTCTTTGACACCATGTGAGTTCCCTATTATGAGGTCTTGGGCGGGTGTATCCATTACTACTACTTTTATCTTGCCTGTGATCCAGGGAGATTCAATCCAGACCTTGGCGGTTTTACATATATCAAATTTTTGTATGTTGGCATAAATGACCATAACAGTTTCTTCTAAATATTGTTCTGGTTTGACTAGATTGGATCTTACTATTGATGTTGTTGCACCAGTATCTCTCATTGCTTTAATTTCTACTGAGTTTACATATGAGGGAAAAACATTTACCTTAGACATGTCTGTTTGTAAGTAGGCTACATTCTCTTCTCTTTGTGTATTGTTAATGGTATTGCCTCTATTTCTATTCCTGTTTTGATAGTTGTTGTATTTGGACTGATGGTTGTATGTGTCCCTCCTTGATtgtctattagtattatagttaTTGTAATAGGAGTTGTTATTCCTAGGGCTCCTTCTTTCTCTGGGGCTTGCACTCTGGTTGGATCTGTAGTTTCTATATTGGTTGCTATAGTTACTATGATTgttgtaattattttgattgtagTTGCTAGGGTTGTGGTAATTGGTGTAACTTCTATATCTGAAGTTGCTAGTGCTAGTTTGTCTGCATTGGCTTTTAACATGGCCCTTCTTCCCACAATTAAAGCAagtttttgaattagaaaatttaaatctatcattACTATTGCTATTATTAGCTGTATTAACTGTGGCGGCCAATTGATGTAGCTCTCTTTTGTCCATAGTGTGCCCAGGATggctatctttaaaaaggtttaAATTAGTAATGAGATCAGTTTCTGTctttactttcttttctttaagaaaAGTGAACACTAAATCTGTGACATTAGATAGTACATTGTCAATGAGGATCATGTCTAAAATTTGAATAGGATCTTTTATATCACATTTAGCTAGCTCTAACCATTTAAGCATATTTGCCTTCATGTCAAAAATTATTCTGTTGAAGTCTCCATCCTTGTTTAGTTTAATctttttaaagagttttctaTAATAGTCTTTGCTTTTCCCGAAATGTTCCAAGAGTCTAGTTTTAACAGCTATGTAATCTTTCTTTTGTTCAGTTGTGAGTGTGCTTATTATGTTTAGGGGTTCTCCTGATAAATTTGCTAGCAGATGTTTTGCCATATCCTCATTGTTTAGATTGTAAGTAGATGAGATATGTTCAAACTGAACTAGGTAATTTTCTAATGTTTCCTCCTTAATGTTAAATTTATGAAATTTGGAGATAAATGGTTTGTTACTGGTTTGCTGGGTCATAATGTTGGGGTTGATTTTTGCTGCTTCTAATTTAGCCAACTCTCCTTTGTCctgactttctttttgtttagcctCTAACTCTTTTTGTTTAGTCTCTAGTTCTTTTAGTTCTTTCTGATGAGCTCTTTCTGCAGTTCTTTCTTCCCTATCTTTATCCTTTTCAGCCCTATCTCTTTCCTCCCTTTTTTCTTGTTCTGCCTTTGCTAATTCCCTTTCTATAAATTGTCTCTTTTTATCACCTTCTAGTTCCATCACTTTCACAAGCTCTAAGATTTTATCATGCTgccattgttattattaatgtatCAACTTATGTCTAATGAGTAGTCAAAGAAGTAGATCAAAGTAAGATCATGTAAAATATATGTTCAACAGACCTTCTACCTGCTTTGAAGCCTGCCTATTCTTCATAAAGGACCTCTCCAGATTTTTATTGAGTCTAGTGAGAATTATTCTTAGCATTATCTTACTTGGGTGACTGATCAGACTAATCACTCTATACTTTTGGCATTTTCTCAAGTTTCCTTGCCAATCGATACGTCTGGTTTAAGTCTAAGGTTCATATTTTTAGTCACATCCACCAACAGCTTAAACAGATTATTCTAcaacttttgtttgattttgttaaaagcattaataacaaaaaatcaCCTTCCAATCTATAATGGCACTAGGCAATGAATTTGTCCAAGAatatgtctttctgagtatttaattaagttttgtttttctatttgtaaataaataatggttcagtgttttatgtattatttttaattttctttttattcttcaaTTAGAAATTGTGTGTTGTTTTAATAATGAGTCTCTTGTTTATAACAAGTTGCTTTTTGGTCTGCACAGAGTTGAcagttggatggctgcctggtcgtgctgtttgcatgctggactgtTATTTGGATTTATTGAaggtcttgggttcaaaccctgcccactcccatcccccattgtcctgcaggaggtttgaactaggaagtaaactatcttcaactgtgaaggaacatccaaaacatataaaacaaacaaacagaaacaaatattgAATCTACATTGCTCTACATCTTTCCAGCAGTCACAATGATGCAAGTACTTAAACACTTTTACAACTTTCATGGGTTCTATAGTCTTTGTTcaacttgattttttaaattttttcttttatgtgttctaacattcaaaatttaaatagtGCCATTCATAATATAgcatatatttaaacatttacatattattttttaaagatattaataataataataatctttattatccacaAGGAGATTagtttacaatttgtgcattacaccaaacaaaatattctaactatagaaaaccaatttatatatttacaacagactcactcataatttaataatgaatatatatatatatatatatatatatatatatatatatatatatatatatatatatatatatatcagctgTCAAGAAATATTTAAGATATCTATAAATAAGAATGTTTACTCCTTTAAAAACAAGagtattaaatctaaaaataataataatacccaTCCCTTATGAtttgtatttaatatattatttttttaattatctatttaACAATGTCTTTTAAAGATGTTACATGTGCTTGTACTAGAGATGGGAAATGAACCTAACCTGAACCAAACAAACTGAACTCAAACCTCACTTACAACTGAactgaacccgaactttaaGACTGATCTGTCTGAACTGAACTTAACCAACTGTCCTTACATTCACCGAACTGAATCAAAGatttttgcaatattttttagtaagaaaaaataaaaactcagTATCAGTGAGAGGATTGgacagttatttttaatttttggataaCTCAGCTGGATCGTTTTGGGTTGTCTTCTTTTGATTCACAGCCAATGTACtgtaacatttaacatttgtgctttaatgaaatgggagaatcaaagaaactaaaagtatactcagaatgtagaaactaccaagaaaagtggacagatctttgtCTTTTTATGGAGTATGAAAATaagtcaatattttttattggtatataaatgtttgtagctttttttaaagaacacaaCATTAACAGCattatcatataaaaaaaaataaacaaatattgcagcattcttagtttgagccacaaagaaaaaaattgctaaGAATCATCTAGAAATTAGAAGAttgttttatctaattattaattgaattaaacattattacatatacctaattttgctattacaatACTGCTTCAACTTGGTGTCTCATCAATACAGTGTGATATTTAAAAGTTGGTTTTGGATAAACATCCTACATACCATGAATAAgtgtaaatattatattcacGTGGGAGGTGATGTGACTAGGTGGTAAAGAGCTTGACTTGCGATCCAagggggtcccaggtttgaatcctgcatCTTAAGGTGGTAGTCTCTGAGTTCACcaagctctattgggtacctgacattagtttgggaaaagtaaaggcggttggtcattgtgatggttacatgacaccctcgataaccgttgaccacagaaatagattacctttacaacatctgccctatagattgtaaggtctgaaagggaacatttttttaactatgTCCACAGGTTTATAATAAAAGTGCTTTATTTTTATgtgatgttttttaaaaatcttttctgTTATTTGGCCCGCGaaacgagtgttggaaattaaaaaggCCCACTGGCTGAATAAGGTTTCACATAGctgttttatctaattattaatttaattaaacatcATTACATGTACCTAATTTTACTATTacctaatttcataacatcaaaccgaacccgaactttagacctgactgAACCAATCTGATCTATCCTCATCATCATATCAAACCGAACCCAAACTTACATCTGACCGAATGGAACCAGAACTTTAAAAGTtaggttcgattcccatctctagtttGTACATGTGGATGTTtgattgtattaaaaaaactatGTAATTTTATGAATGTGATAGAAAAATACCagaatgaaataattaattttaatgtttataaaaaaaaacccactgtAAAATATATGCTTTAAAATTAGTGAGTTTTAAAGGCCTTTCTTTTCTTCACTTTCTTATCATGAAATGAAAATAGTATTATAAGCAAAAAGCACAGCTGTTCATCAAACATGATTATATTATGCTGATTTGAAAGTTGGATAAATGAGGTTAATAATAGCTTTAATGACactaagaaacattttaatgaaacaCACAGGGTTAAAGCTTGCTAAATAGACTAAGACAATTACAAGAAAGGTTGACAAAGTAGATAATTATGTTAACCTGATTTAATAAAGTATCCCTAATATAGtaattaaataaagtaaaaaaagttttaaagatcCTGCCAGCATGTGGTTTGCACTCTAGAAGGTAGTTTGATGGGTCACAGGGTTGAACCCTGCCCAATGACATCCCCCACCAGACTTCTGGagttttgggctaggatgtaataatctacaaatttgaaggaacattccaaacatgtaaaaaaacaaacaataatcaTTACATCTGTGCTACACTGTACTGGACAAGTATTCATTTATAGTGGCTTAGATTCTGGATTTTACCCATTCACATAATTATTGATACAAGTCCTATAGTGACCGCTACCAAGGGACTCCACATATCCTGATTAGAGATTATAAACTAGTTGATTCATTCTATAGAGTGTATTtcttctacaagttatccagtcagtctgtgtttcactttgtgtagcctgtcaactctttaaagctaagttctacaagtcagtctgtgtttcactttgtgtagcttgtcaactctttaaagctcaTTATTCTATTTGTCACCCTTCCAGTTCATCTCTTAATGAGGGTGCAATTTCTTATGTTGGTTTTCAATTCATGTAATATGTGCTATGACTCttgtcttgatggtcctgggtttgaattttACCCTCTGCCATCCTACCTCTCTCCATCCTATGGGAGGTTTAAGCATTTAAGCAACAAAACTTAATTttccaaaaataatttgaaacacaacaacaaaacatgtcTAAGCTATGTTCTTTGCTTACATTCTCTGTTGCTGACTCAACTGTTTGATGCAGGTTTACAGCACTGTAAAGTGCCTATATTGTTGCTCTTTCATTGCCTTGCCATGCTTTTAGAGTGTGTCAGATTCTTTGTGTTAAGTTGATACCTTCTTATAATCAAACATTTCATCAAATTTGATGATAACTTTCTGTCATACATACCATTTAGAATGCCCCAGTCTAATTAATCTCAGGCAGACCCCATCACATCAAAAACCTATTGTTCTGAGCATCTGAGACTCTTAAGCATACACCAAATAGAGCAATCAATAGAATTTTAATCTTgttcaacaaataataatatgttaATAATAATCTCGTTTACATTACTCCATTTTTTGATCCATCTATTATCTTTCTTATTTCAACACAAATttgcaccatttcacattcacactattatcttatcttatcttatcttatctaatacagacgttacttcaaaattatGCGCATGTAACATCTTGGGTAACCAACATTTTGTTTAGTAGTGCAGAAAAATTGAGAAGAACAGATCAGCAACAAAAAACTGGCTAGATGACAAagaataaattgtttttaatattatgttcaAAACTATCATGAATTGTAATAAACTGAAATGGAGTTctatttatatcttttgatattttttttccacatcaTTTTCTTGAAGATAAATGATTACTTGGATTCACCAGGTGTCCTCCCATGTTCTATACATTTGTGTtttaacataaatttaaaaaaatcttttcattacagcaatattagaaaaaaaaagttgttacatAGTGCAGaatatatttatcttgaactaattcttataaagttttttttctttcctttgctTAATACATACTTCATTAATGAAGAAAGCAGgtcataacttttaaaaaattgcttttgtgtAGCACATttttcatgcttaaagcatgctcaggGGGCTATGGTCTAatcttttttgctttttttgtggATCTGTGTGAGGAGGACCTTTTTGAGCTGCCTTTAgatgctcagcaaacacaacccaGATTGAGTTGGGTTTTTAAATCAGGTCCCCTTAATAGGTAGCCTAGTGGTTTATGCCATTTAGCCACACATCCATATTCATAAAGTAAGCTGTTTAGAACAAAGGCGgcagagaaaaacaaaatgctgaGGGATGTCCTTATTACAATGATTATGATGTTTGTCTATTACAGATAGTAATGTGAAAATATCTGTTATAGTTTATATTCAAGTTGATTTTGTGTATTTCAGGTGGAAGAAAAGCCTGAGTTTCTTTAGCATAGCTAGACTCTTTATTAAGTTTTTCATCTGGTAGTTTCAGTgaataaaaaaagttataattgtACATTCAATGATTTCTCTGTTCTCATTTATATGTTGGAGGTTTCAGACAAGTAACCCCATACCTACGATGAACTGTGCAATGGTTTTCAGATCTGGTAGCTCTCCTAATAGTTTTTGCTCTATATAGGGCCCTAAAGTGGTTTTTGGGACCGGCGTCTTATTCATTTAATGACTACTTTACACTATGAACATAGAGGAAGGTATTGGGAAAATACACAGATATATAACATTATTCTAGATGTGACTCTTCATTGCTTGTGATGTCACATTGTATTTATGTTGTAAACAAggctgctaactactgtcagaattatgtctgtattttcaaaatttaatgaaagaatTCTTGAAAAAAGACTATATGTTTTTACAGCCTCTCTTAATTTGACATTGTTGATCTGTTCTTAGTCTGTTTTACACTCTCTTTACCACCACACCCCATagattaaagtaaaaagtaaagtagttcccttttcagatcatgtgtctatagagcagatagatgatgttaaggtcatcagtttctgtagTCCATGATAAATGAGGGtatcgtggccagcacaaaaatCAACTGCCATGTCAAATCAGTTTTCATTATATGCAttcaattctattttatttttgtttgtaaaaaatgttggtatttattaaattttgactAGCACATTCTTGTATGGGCTGTAGTATGAGTAGTAAAGCACATGGCAACAAGCAACAGGTCTAGAGTTCCAAGCCTGGTGAAAATTAGGATTtgaagatcaggattttttaagaTGCCCTGAATATACCAAACTCCAATGGTTACTTGACTTTTGCTGGGGAAGTAaaggtgctggcaacatgactcATTAACCAATGGCCATAGACATCATCTGTGTCCAAAATGGGTACCTTTACCTTTTACTTCTTTATGTAATACCTTCAGGGTGCCAGAATGATCAGAGAATTTTTCAAAATGGCTATAGCTAAAAAAGCTTGTCTTTGATGAAGTAGATGCTGTAGGAAGTAAGTAAttgaattccttttttttaaactaacttcAAACACATATTACTGAtgggggcgcagtggctgagtggttaagtgctcggcttctgaacctgtggtcctgggttcaaatgtctgtgaagactgggatttttattcttcttcttctttctcattgttatgttggagtgttcagatgactagaccaatacaggagatgaactgcgcagtggtttctaaatcagggagctctgggattttgaatttcaggattttttggGTGCCCCATAGtctacccagctttaatgggtacctgacattagtttgggaaaagtaaaggtacttggttgttgtgctggttacatgacaccctcgttaaccgtgggcctctaaatcagatgacctttacattgtctgccccatagattgcaaagtTTGAAAGGTTAACTTTACTGTGAACCAATggtgggattttttaatttcaggatttttggaTTTGATCTTTATTTCACCGAACTCTAATGTCTACTTGACTTTAGAATTTAGCTGAAGAAAGCAAAGGAAGTTGCGCTTGTCACATAACACTCTCCTTAATTATCTGACATAAAAATgagtgacctttacatcacctgtgCCATGGTTACATATGCTAatgttatattaaattaaagatGTTCCTACTGTTATTACTGGTCGTTGACTGGTAGCACcatactgctggtagacaactaaatcaTTGTAAgagtaatatatcttaactaataaaacttcaaataacttgaataacttttgtgaacaaaactaaatataactttatttctaatatagacaaaataacttgtgatcaaatgaaataaatttagtagactttagtaataatatctttaaaaaaaaactagctcaCTATAGTAGCACAATCTTTCAGTCTCATGTTCTGGAGCCATCTCCCCTAACTAACACCAAAGGATGGCAAcaccacctatgttgcatcattcacaaccaatcgctaatctcttcccaccatcacctatataaacacacacaccataacatcTACCAAATAAAAACAGTCTTAAAATACATGAGGTTCTGACCTCAAAATGGAGTGTAACAAGTTTGGATTTAGTGGACCTAAGAATAAATTGTTATATTGCAAGGTTGATTTATGTGGCTGatcaacaaaatattatttcatgaGGATACTAGAAAAATGTGATGGATGTAAACTtgaagttatttttatattactacaactttatatttgttaataattttttttattgattattaacaTTTCATTCACTACTACTTTACACTCAGCATTCTTTCATGTCTGCACACATACATTTGAAGTGCTAAATCTATGAGTGtagagaaagacacaaagacattcATTATCAGCTATCagcatatttatttgtatggggtgattaataaaataaaaataatatgtttaaaaaagtgGGATGTGTAACTGATTGGGATAAAACCACTTTGCTATCTATAGAAAGGGCTTGAGCTTCAAACCTTGCTACAGCTCAGTTGTGTTTGTTAAACATCTAAAGGCATAAAGGAAACCCTTTTTCCACCATGTTTCCACTAAAAGAGATTAGATCTTAATGCACTGAGcttgttataagcatgaaagatgccctatacacaaaaaaatgtgaaaaaaaaatattgcttgcAGTGAAAAGAATGAGTATGGGTGTTTATTTTGTATCACTTTAATTATTCCAAATTAGTACATTCAAATACTAAATTAGGACTCTTAAAATACAAAGTAGCAAATCTCTGTTTTGAAGACTATTAACCAACcacattataaaacatttacaaatctAACCATATGACTGTCAGttgcaataaaaacatttatgtcTGCTATGCAGTTGTGTAGTTCAGTAGGGCTTAAAGCCATCAATCAGTTGTTTGCAACTTTCCTAGAACATAATAAAAGTCTTCAAAAACAAAGAAGATATTACTATTTAAAGTATCACTTATCATCAACAGAAACAATTACacttttttgtgtgaaaaaaaaattaagggaaATTTTCCAtgataaataactttttttttactgattataTAATGCTACATTACCAACACCAGGCAAGGTTGATTCATCCAGCTGCACAGTCATAGAATTGGTcagcttttgtgtgtgtgtgtgtgtgtgtgtgcgtgcgtgcgtgcgtgcgtgcgtgcgtgcgtgtgtgtgtgtgtttgtgtgtgtgtgtgtgtacacacacacactgtatcgttaggaactgttttgtcattcgtATGTAAAAAGCCTTAGTGTTCTAAATAAGGTTATTACATTCTAAATAAGGTTATTACAATCATGTTGTTCCACTGCAAGTCTATGTCAGTGGtcataaaaatgtacaaaaagcAATTCTTTTTATAAGAGAGtatgatattattttaaaagggGTCAATCATTTTAACAAATCATTTGGGAGGTgtaattgtttataattaattttgttcttgtGGATGCCCGCTCCTTTCGatgttttttct is a genomic window containing:
- the LOC129922575 gene encoding protein PF3D7_1417600-like, translating into MELEGDKKRQFIERELAKAEQEKREERDRAEKDKDREERTAERAHQKELKELETKQKELEAKQKESQDKGELAKLEAAKINPNIMTQQTSNKPFISKFHKFNIKEETLENYLVQFEHISSTYNLNNEDMAKHLLANLSGEPLNIISTLTTEQKKDYIAVKTRLLEHFGKSKDYYRKLFKKIKLNKDGDFNRIIFDMKANMLKWLELAKCDIKDPIQILDMILIDNVLSNVTDLVFTFLKEKKVKTETDLITNLNLFKDSHPGHTMDKRELHQLAATVNTANNSNSNDRFKFSNSKTCFNCGKKGHVKSQCRQTSTSNFRYRSYTNYHNPSNYNQNNYNNHSNYSNQYRNYRSNQSASPRERRSPRNNNSYYNNYNTNRQSRRDTYNHQSKYNNYQNRNRNRGNTINNTQREENVAYLQTDMSKVNVFPSYVNSVEIKAMRDTGATTSIVRSNLVKPEQYLEETVMVIYANIQKFDICKTAKVWIESPWITGKIKVVVMDTPAQDLIIGNSHGVKDLTITQLDSWIKNRQRNWYLDQHHISAVQTRSHKNIVPEIELPNTLFNEIGTTRQELIKMQNSDPIIQDLLNKDYNKINLNNHHLLANNLAIRCNRNKDSTRIQIIIPESLQPKILKMAHDDPTAGHFGKKKTYAKISQKFFWPKMKTQIKDYIDSCAECTKQKLILKAPLQKSDKAHCFWDKIAIDIMGPLNTSTKGNKYILGIIDIATRWAEAFPLRDIRAEDICTSLRTIFLKFGFPNRIL